In one window of Gammaproteobacteria bacterium DNA:
- a CDS encoding polysaccharide lyase translates to MPDATRTTRRLFRTTGRVAIAALVGLIILAAVNTSQAGNWWESDWETHSPRWSEDNGSGSWGEFWTHSNNPRTPWHVGVVGGGHPRRAGAQSIRFERRTGYCGGADCAWNSERVELGSEVGDRPGNSRWYAWSVYHQNYQWLGGSVAPVHGQFKTWNDGHQLAFFNMDANRGMVVNFDEFEGWRGSKVIIPKSQISNKWNDIRVYAKWSTGADGIFRIWVNGVLKVDRRGRNMVNSDPVMFRFGIYAPQVNRAGAGRPTQVVYYDELMRGNSCQSVSQFMACDGNTNGVKPYTGGASGNGTQTTGPGPGATDPENTSLETYVDKYGDLLAAYNANPGGQSKATWGKRHYCDYGHGEGRTSSD, encoded by the coding sequence ATGCCGGACGCAACCAGGACAACACGACGCCTGTTCAGAACCACCGGACGAGTCGCGATAGCGGCGCTGGTCGGTCTGATTATTCTGGCAGCAGTGAATACCTCGCAGGCAGGAAACTGGTGGGAATCGGATTGGGAAACCCACTCACCACGATGGTCAGAAGATAATGGATCAGGTTCTTGGGGGGAGTTTTGGACACATTCCAATAATCCAAGGACTCCATGGCATGTTGGAGTAGTAGGTGGCGGTCATCCTCGTAGGGCAGGTGCACAAAGTATTCGGTTCGAAAGAAGGACAGGATATTGCGGTGGTGCTGATTGCGCCTGGAATAGCGAGCGTGTCGAGTTAGGGTCTGAAGTAGGTGATCGCCCCGGTAATAGCCGGTGGTACGCATGGAGTGTGTATCATCAGAACTATCAATGGTTAGGCGGATCCGTTGCGCCTGTCCATGGCCAGTTTAAAACTTGGAATGATGGCCACCAACTTGCGTTTTTTAATATGGATGCAAATCGAGGTATGGTAGTCAACTTTGATGAGTTTGAAGGCTGGCGCGGTTCAAAAGTTATTATTCCAAAAAGTCAAATTTCAAATAAATGGAATGACATTCGCGTCTATGCCAAATGGAGTACGGGTGCTGATGGCATATTTCGTATTTGGGTAAACGGAGTGCTTAAAGTAGATCGCAGAGGTCGTAATATGGTGAATAGCGATCCAGTTATGTTTCGTTTTGGTATCTACGCACCACAGGTAAATAGAGCAGGCGCTGGCAGGCCAACTCAAGTAGTTTATTACGATGAATTGATGCGCGGTAATAGTTGTCAGAGCGTCAGTCAGTTTATGGCGTGTGATGGTAATACCAATGGTGTAAAACCATACACTGGCGGTGCTAGTGGAAATGGTACGCAAACAACAGGTCCTGGTCCGGGCGCAACTGACCCAGAAAATACTAGTCTAGAAACCTATGTTGACAAATACGGTGATTTATTAGCGGCCTATAATGCCAATCCAGGTGGTCAGTCGAAAGCCACCTGGGGTAAGCGGCATTACTGTGATTATGGTCACGGTGAAGGCCGTACCAGTTCTGACTGA
- a CDS encoding glutathione S-transferase N-terminal domain-containing protein, with the protein MPVQKPLQLIYHPASSASMRVTLYLRCRGIAPGTVELVSTGLKTDHRGILVFTLPDNHPETLRLGTNDLIALNPEGRVPILLLPGGRKMTQSGPIIDLIESTLAPDDDMALLPTDPWLRAEVQRIMWIIAADTQPYQNIPFIIQAMGEWGMVKADPTRHPLRLHFIRREFGAIENLLTRCAGKFAVGDSVTLADCFLVPQIRNALLAEIDLPSEFPILSTVWNNLLDVPEVQAVLDDAGGIVQPLVYDAEQFEVYNA; encoded by the coding sequence ATGCCAGTACAGAAGCCATTGCAATTGATCTATCACCCGGCCAGCAGTGCCTCGATGCGGGTGACGCTGTACCTACGGTGCCGCGGCATAGCACCCGGTACGGTTGAACTTGTCAGTACCGGACTCAAAACGGATCACCGCGGAATACTCGTGTTTACGCTGCCCGATAACCATCCGGAAACACTGCGGCTGGGCACCAACGACCTTATCGCCTTAAACCCTGAAGGTCGGGTGCCCATCTTGCTGCTGCCAGGCGGACGCAAGATGACACAGTCCGGGCCGATTATCGACCTGATCGAGTCAACTCTCGCACCTGATGACGACATGGCTTTGCTGCCGACCGATCCCTGGCTTCGCGCAGAGGTCCAGCGCATCATGTGGATCATCGCTGCCGACACACAGCCCTATCAGAACATTCCGTTTATCATCCAGGCCATGGGTGAATGGGGAATGGTCAAGGCGGACCCCACCCGCCACCCATTGCGACTGCATTTCATCCGCCGCGAGTTCGGTGCGATCGAGAATCTCCTGACGCGGTGTGCCGGCAAGTTTGCGGTAGGCGATTCAGTTACACTGGCTGACTGCTTCCTGGTGCCTCAGATACGAAATGCCCTGCTGGCTGAAATCGATCTCCCTTCTGAATTTCCGATTCTCTCAACTGTCTGGAACAATCTGCTCGACGTCCCCGAGGTACAGGCAGTACTAGACGATGCTGGCGGCATTGTTCAACCCCTGGTTTATGACGCTGAACAATTCGAGGTGTACAACGCATGA
- a CDS encoding pyridoxal-phosphate dependent enzyme, whose amino-acid sequence MNPHAPLTLEEFQHAQNNIRGAAVRTPLVQLNVDLADTKIYLKLENLQPIGSFKLRGAINAMRSTDPERLKAGVWTASMGNMAQGVAWAAREMGIKATVVVPEDATRSKLAAMEELGASIRTIPRDAWFDLILHSHDYPGMVGLFIHPASNRDVMAGQGTIGLEILEDLPDVNAVITPFGGGGLTAGVASAIQLLKPSTRRYACELDTGAPLAPSLAAGEPVTITPKPAPRYASGFSGAPSVAEEMWPILSSVVDGSLLMSVNELATTIKLLVERNHIVAEGAGAAAVATALAGRAGTGKIACVVSGGHIDLDELNQILSPFDLTSPQTCY is encoded by the coding sequence ATGAATCCCCATGCACCCCTGACGCTGGAAGAATTCCAGCACGCTCAGAACAATATTCGCGGTGCCGCGGTACGCACACCGTTGGTTCAGTTGAATGTCGACCTTGCGGATACCAAGATCTATCTCAAGCTTGAGAATCTGCAGCCGATCGGTTCATTCAAACTGCGCGGTGCAATCAACGCGATGCGCAGCACTGACCCTGAAAGGCTTAAAGCGGGTGTGTGGACTGCAAGCATGGGCAACATGGCTCAAGGTGTCGCCTGGGCAGCACGTGAGATGGGCATCAAAGCAACTGTGGTCGTGCCCGAAGATGCGACCAGATCAAAACTTGCCGCAATGGAAGAACTGGGCGCATCCATCCGGACAATTCCCCGGGACGCCTGGTTCGACCTGATCTTACACAGTCACGACTACCCTGGCATGGTAGGGCTTTTCATTCACCCAGCGAGTAACCGTGATGTCATGGCGGGCCAGGGCACCATCGGTCTTGAAATCCTGGAAGATCTTCCAGACGTCAATGCTGTCATTACTCCGTTTGGGGGCGGTGGGCTCACCGCCGGCGTCGCCTCGGCGATCCAACTGCTTAAACCGTCCACCCGGCGCTATGCGTGTGAACTGGACACCGGGGCACCCCTGGCGCCATCACTCGCGGCTGGCGAACCCGTAACCATCACCCCCAAACCCGCACCACGCTATGCCTCGGGCTTCAGCGGCGCACCGTCTGTTGCGGAAGAAATGTGGCCCATCCTGAGTAGCGTCGTCGACGGTTCACTATTGATGTCGGTTAACGAACTGGCCACCACCATCAAACTGCTGGTTGAACGCAATCACATCGTCGCCGAGGGCGCGGGGGCAGCAGCGGTTGCCACCGCCCTGGCTGGCCGTGCCGGTACCGGCAAGATCGCCTGCGTGGTCTCAGGCGGGCACATCGATCTTGATGAACTCAACCAGATTCTGAGTCCCTTTGACCTTACGTCACCTCAGACCTGTTACTAA
- a CDS encoding aspartyl/asparaginyl beta-hydroxylase domain-containing protein — translation MNFDGDLRKIGDIDVTRFAQHAAKITDADWTADAFRQKTYEVHKQTQTIRLIMDEDGRHRDPTYHSSYQTYKELLEPIETFIRRQFEQSLKAKRLRKKHGRGYFIRMILVKLLTNGSIPHHVDQGETLSKSHRMHLPIITNEQNLFSVGDTEVHMKPGELWEINNRREHGVVNGGSEDRIHLIVDYVLAGEKIIDADGTTLVC, via the coding sequence ATGAACTTTGACGGCGATCTGAGGAAAATCGGAGACATAGACGTCACTCGGTTTGCACAGCACGCGGCGAAAATTACCGACGCGGATTGGACCGCTGATGCCTTTCGCCAGAAAACTTATGAGGTGCACAAGCAGACGCAAACCATTCGGCTGATCATGGACGAAGACGGCCGTCATCGTGATCCCACCTACCATTCGTCATATCAGACCTACAAAGAGCTGCTGGAGCCAATTGAAACCTTCATCCGGCGACAGTTCGAGCAGTCCCTAAAAGCCAAGCGCCTGCGGAAGAAGCATGGTCGGGGTTATTTCATCCGTATGATCCTGGTCAAACTTCTAACCAATGGCAGCATACCGCACCATGTTGACCAGGGTGAGACGCTATCAAAATCACACCGCATGCATCTGCCGATCATTACCAATGAACAGAACCTGTTTTCAGTGGGTGATACCGAGGTGCATATGAAACCTGGTGAACTCTGGGAGATCAACAATCGACGGGAACACGGCGTTGTCAATGGCGGCAGCGAGGATCGTATCCACCTGATTGTTGACTATGTACTGGCAGGCGAGAAAATTATCGACGCAGATGGCACCACACTGGTGTGTTGA
- a CDS encoding class A beta-lactamase-related serine hydrolase, translating into MSVTLENELNQLCDEQPFHTGWYVKNLRTGAVLERHGNAVVPSASTRKIAIMMAALKAVNEGELSLSQPVTMASRFKNNDSGCFQHLQSDFVIQLQDALVMMIIVSDNTCTGAVADLVGLELINVLCQSIGMVDTVHRYGIPPAGMAGYLPADKTNSTTPADVALLLEIILQGVVDEASAGRLGCTPDLCQLAIDILSWQRLRNRIPARLPLGTKVAHKTGTTAKNYNDAGIVYAGDRPLFLISAYTDNVPAELPTGEPGHTVAYDLTARLSRLCWDEFLL; encoded by the coding sequence ATGTCAGTCACCCTAGAAAATGAACTTAACCAGTTATGTGATGAACAGCCGTTTCACACGGGTTGGTACGTCAAGAACCTGCGAACAGGTGCTGTACTGGAACGTCATGGTAACGCTGTGGTGCCATCGGCCAGTACCCGCAAGATTGCGATCATGATGGCAGCGCTCAAGGCGGTGAATGAGGGCGAGCTCTCGCTGTCCCAGCCGGTGACCATGGCATCTCGATTTAAGAACAACGATTCCGGGTGTTTTCAACATTTACAGAGTGATTTTGTGATTCAGCTTCAGGACGCTCTGGTGATGATGATCATCGTGAGTGACAACACATGCACCGGCGCAGTTGCGGACCTGGTAGGTCTCGAATTGATCAATGTGTTGTGCCAGTCTATCGGTATGGTGGATACGGTACATCGATACGGTATACCGCCTGCCGGTATGGCCGGCTATCTACCGGCCGACAAGACCAATTCGACCACACCGGCAGATGTCGCTCTCCTGCTCGAAATCATATTGCAGGGTGTAGTTGATGAGGCCAGCGCTGGTCGACTGGGATGTACACCGGACTTATGCCAGTTGGCAATCGATATTCTGAGCTGGCAGCGACTGCGTAACCGGATACCCGCCCGCTTGCCTTTAGGAACCAAGGTGGCGCATAAGACCGGAACTACAGCTAAGAATTATAACGATGCCGGTATTGTCTATGCCGGGGATAGGCCGCTGTTTCTGATCAGCGCCTATACCGACAACGTACCCGCTGAACTACCGACCGGCGAGCCGGGCCATACCGTGGCTTATGATCTGACAGCCCGGTTGTCGCGTCTGTGTTGGGATGAATTTTTGTTGTAA
- a CDS encoding methyltransferase domain-containing protein has translation MGSSVNRYDPRNIETMELVYGKGYMSAGGDAEVARIVTGIKIRNRQLLDIGCGLGGAAISLVKDHHARHVDALDIDDDIIRRAGELIEATDMDDRITLTRFDGGALPYHSDQFDVIYLTATSCHLEDLYGFFSEIHRVLRCGGWVVGGEWFKAADNSAYRDWDSLLRERGLNFYFVCRSHFETTLSKSGFGSVSVVDRTQATTDLARGYLDRVKTELKDTLRAKLGNKDLEAFLNWTRGRYECFANGGMAYGHFRAFKVET, from the coding sequence ATGGGCAGTTCAGTTAACCGTTATGACCCTAGAAATATCGAGACCATGGAACTGGTCTATGGCAAGGGATACATGTCGGCCGGCGGTGACGCTGAGGTCGCACGAATAGTGACGGGCATCAAAATTCGTAACCGCCAACTGCTGGACATCGGCTGCGGACTGGGCGGCGCTGCTATCTCGCTGGTCAAAGACCATCATGCGCGTCATGTGGATGCCCTGGATATCGATGACGATATCATCAGACGCGCAGGTGAACTGATTGAAGCAACAGACATGGACGATCGTATCACCCTGACACGGTTTGACGGCGGTGCACTGCCTTATCATTCTGACCAATTCGACGTGATCTATCTCACAGCGACCAGCTGTCATCTAGAGGATTTGTACGGCTTTTTTTCCGAGATCCACAGGGTATTACGCTGCGGGGGCTGGGTGGTCGGCGGCGAATGGTTCAAGGCAGCAGACAATTCTGCTTACAGAGATTGGGACTCCCTGCTAAGGGAAAGAGGCCTTAACTTCTATTTTGTCTGCCGGTCGCATTTCGAAACAACCCTGTCGAAGAGTGGCTTTGGGTCAGTGTCTGTCGTCGACCGAACCCAGGCAACTACAGACCTTGCCCGAGGCTACCTGGACCGTGTGAAAACAGAACTCAAAGACACGCTACGGGCAAAACTTGGGAACAAGGACCTTGAGGCTTTTCTCAACTGGACCCGCGGGCGTTACGAATGCTTTGCCAATGGTGGTATGGCTTACGGACATTTTCGAGCGTTCAAAGTTGAAACCTGA